The Papaver somniferum cultivar HN1 chromosome 3, ASM357369v1, whole genome shotgun sequence genome includes a region encoding these proteins:
- the LOC113356854 gene encoding uncharacterized protein LOC113356854, translating into MLGFQANHQQKQQQKKKKPSSSSSSSLTSLSSALSSKSFFRARDDSPDSVIFTLESSNFSLYSSNSGGSVERSSFTSADGFQYQRDNNNNISLGSEVSKHLVGRDLQGYSSGPDLRSTVHKRCYPVKTGEKANKESNKEEVVVVEEEEETEDTSQIVCPTKAYISQAIRECQNQGSNTTEGFRSARQLSDRQRPTSLDVSKSGSNVTSPSPRLTSMKKASLSSTKSGNFPSPGTPNYRPGNTMVQKGWSSERVPLPVNGNRKNGGASLLPFNNGKTLPSKWEDAEKWIFSPVDSVTRNSAQQPQRRPKAKSGPLGAPGLAYYSMYSPAVHMFDGRSSANFMAGSPFSSGAMVADGLPDRSHFGGVGGCVSGGESYQDHMELVRSASVHGWSSDLLNRSSLPESQAGKVDGNKDAATLVTRAISRRDMATQMSPEGSECSSPKGRFSFSPSPPPSFLSTLELKSRLTSQLEVRDVQVDDRVIMTRWSKKHGTRRQDNELANVEDWKNKAAESRASAWEAAETTTSTTKSKSEEAKITAWENLQKAKAEAAIRKLEMKLEKKRSSSMDKIMSKLKSAQKKAQAMRSSVSDNQSHQVPKTPNKLTSFRKRGQIGSLSGCFKLS; encoded by the exons ATGTTGGGCTTTCAAGCTAATCATCAACAAAAAcagcaacaaaagaagaagaaaccttcatcatcatcttcatcatcattaacATCATTATCTTCTGCATTatcatcaaaatcatttttcagaGCTAGAGACGATAGTCCAGATTCAGTCATTTTCACTCTTGAATCATCTAATTTTAGTCTCTATTCTTCTAATTCCGGTGGGAGTGTTGAACGTTCTTCTTTCACTTCTGCTGATGGTTTTCAGTATCAacgagacaacaacaacaacatttctCTTGGTTCTGAAGTCTCAAAG CATTTGGTTGGACGTGATCTTCAAGGGTATTCAAGTGGTCCAGATCTAAGATCTACAGTTCATAAGAGATGTTATCCTGTTAAAACAGGGGAAAAAGCTAATAAAG AAAGCAATAAGGAAGAAGTagtagtagtagaagaagaagaagaaacagaagacaCTTCTCAAATTGTATGTCCAACCAAAGCCTACATCTCTCAGGCTATCAGAG AATGTCAGAATCAGGGGAGTAACACAACTGAGGGTTTTCGATCGGCCAGGCAATTGTCAGATAGGCAAAGACCGACTTCTTTAGATGTGAGTAAGTCTGGAAGCAATGTTACTAGTCCTTCTCCACGTTTAACTTCAATGAAGAAAGCGTCCCTTTCTTCTACTAAATCAGGTAATTTCCCAAGTCCCGGAACTCCAAATTATAGACCAGGGAATACAATGGTTCAAAAAGGGTGGAGTTCGGAAAGGGTTCCATTGCCGGTGAATGGCAATAGAAAAAATGGGGGTGCATCATTGCTGCCGTTTAACAATGGAAAGACTTTACCATCAAAATGGGAAGATGCAGAGAAGTGGATTTTTAGTCCAGTTGACAGTGTTACTAGGAATTCAGCTCAACAGCCCCAGAGACGGCCAAAGGCGAAGAGTGGACCTCTTGGAGCACCTGGTCTTGCCTATTATTCAATGTATTCACCTGCTGTTCATATGTTTGATGGCCGGAGCAGTGCGAATTTTATGGCGGGTTCTCCATTTTCATCTGGAGCCATGGTTGCTGATGGTTTGCCTGATAGAAGTCATTTTGGTGGTGTTGGGGGTTGTGTTAGTGGGGGAGAATCGTATCAAGACCATATGGAGCTGGTGCGTTCAGCTAGTGTACATGGATGGTCCTCAGATCTTTTGAACAGGTCATCATTACCTGAATCACAAG CTGGAAAAGTTGATGGTAATAAGGATGCAGCGACCTTGGTAACTCGGGCTATTTCAAGGAGAGACATGGCAACCCAAATGAGCCCTGAGGGTAGTGAGTGCTCTTCTCCTAAGGGGAGGTTTTCTTTCTCCCCATCGCCTCCTCCCTCTTTCCTTTCCACGCTAGAGCTAAAGAGTCGCCTTACATCTCAATTAGAAGTCAGGGATGTTCAGGTGGATGACCGAGTCATTATGACAAGGTGGTCAAAGAAACACGGAACCAGAAGGCAAGACAATGAATTGGCAAATGTTGAAGATTGGAAAAACAAAGCTGCTGAGTCTCGAGCTTCTGCTTGGGAGGCTGCAGAGACCACTACATCCACAACAAA GTCCAAAAGCGAGGAAGCCAAAATCACTGCATGGGAGAATTTACAGAAAGCAAAAGCCGAGGCAGCAATACGTAAACTAGAG ATGAAACTGGAGAAAAAGAGATCATCCTCCATGGATAAAATTATGAGCAAGCTAAAATCAGCTCAAAAGAAAGCCCAAGCTATGCGAagttcagtttcagataaccaatCTCACCAGGTTCCCAAAACTCCCAATAAGTTGACATCTTTCCGCAAGCGTGGACAAATTGGCTCATTGAGTGGTTGCTTCAAACTGTCTTAA
- the LOC113356855 gene encoding uncharacterized protein LOC113356855 — protein sequence MARTNGGGGGDEKFCKEYLVLKPEDGGYPNLFHLLFSPNVEHSKFVDSPAGTEIHGIRRRWLLVVSVTLQKILLSLGKPMFWIGLVIETFLNTNIVEFFANLFRGKMPLPDKNSATFTSFIGHLDSRVDLDKKIEVGSSKYYGALSAMAAKLSYENEASVKTVVTDHWKMKFLKFYDSWNDYQGKATTQAFMFQDKAEDPELVVVAFRGTEPFDADAWITDLDISWYDLSCLGKVHGGFMKALGLIKGEGWPQKFNRTGSDQRLLAYYTLRDELREILGKNENAKVIVTGHSLGGALAILFPTVLAFHKEDDWMLKRFEGVYTFGQPRVGDEKLGEYMKEQLRINDIKYFRYVYCNDMVPRLPYDDKSLLFKHFGTCLYFNSRYEGKVVDEEPNKNYFNIFRTIPKMLNAVYELFRSFFIGYWRGPEYSEGWFLILVRVIGVMIPGLSAHCPRDYVNITRIGSLTP from the exons ATGGCCAGAaccaatggtggtggtggtggtgatgagaaATTCTGTAAGGAGTACTTGGTCCTAAAACCTGAAGATGGAGGCTACCCAAACTTATTTCATCTATTGTTCTCCCCAAACGTAGAGCATAGCAAATTTGTGGATTCCCCGGCAGGTACAGAGATACATGGCATTAGACGTCGATGGCTGCTGGTTGTATCTGTCACTTTACAGAAAATACTACTCTCTTTGGGGAAGCCAATGTTCTGGATTGGTTTGGTCATTGAAACTTTTCTCAACACCAACATAGTCGAATTTTTTGCGAACCTCTTTCGAG GGAAGATGCCATTGCCTGATAAAAACTCGGCGACGTTTACGTCGTTTATTGGGCATCTGGACTCCAGAGTGGACCTAGACAAGAAAATCGAAGTTGGAAGCAGTAAATATTATGGAGCTCTATCAGCGATGGCAGCTAAATTGTCTTACGAGAATGAAGCTTCTGTCAAAACTGTAGTCACTGATCATTGGAAG ATGAAGTTTCTGAAGTTCTATGATTCCTGGAACG ATTATCAAGGAAAAGCAACAACACAGGCCTTCATGTTCCAAGATAAAGCAGAAGATCCTGAGTTAGTGGTGGTGGCATTCCGTGGTACCGAGCCATTTGATGCAGACGCATGGATCACCGATCTTGATATCTCTTGGTACGATCTCTCATGCTTGGGTAAAGTCCATGGAGGATTCATGAAAGCTTTGGGGTTAATAAAAGGTGAAGGATGGCCACAGAAGTTCAACCGAACAGGTTCAGACCAGCGTTTGCTTGCTTACTATACTTTGAGAGACGAACTACGAGAAATACTTGGCAAAAACGAAAATGCAAAAGTAATTGTGACAGGACACAGCTTGGGAGGAGCACTAGCTATACTTTTTCCAACAGTGTTAGCGTTTCACAAAGAAGATGATTGGATGTTAAAGAGGTTTGAAGGTGTTTATACATTCGGACAACCACGAGTAGGAGATGAGAAACTTGGGGAATACATGAAAGAACAGCTTAGGATAAATGATATTAAGTACTTTAGGTATGTTTATTGCAATGACATGGTCCCTAGACTTCCTTATGATGATAAAAGTCTGTTGTTTAAGCACTTCGGAACATGCCTCTACTTCAATAGTCGCTACGAAGGAAAG GTGGTGGATGAAGAACCAAACAAGAATTACTTCAATATTTTCAGAACTATACCAAAGATGTTAAATGCAGTCTATGAGCTGTTTCGAAGCTTCTTTATTGGATACTGGAGGGGGCCTGAGTATTCTGAAGGGTGGTTCTTGATATTGGTTAGGGTTATTGGTGTGATGATTCCAGGATTATCAGCTCATTGTCCTCGAGATTACGTTAATATCACACGAATAGGTTCCTTAACTCCTTGA